One Micromonospora sp. WMMD812 genomic window carries:
- a CDS encoding ABC transporter permease: MSVGTVASGQVADAPPSRWRGLLRRHATMPLVLAAALLATYLWVRSLALDDIERRSLNAGYLFQVTSQHIAISAMTTLLVVTIAVSAGVLLTRPALRWLAPLVTALANVGQAMPAIGVLVLLSIWLGIGAGTALIGLVAYAVLPVLRNTIAGINQVDRHLIEAGRGIGMSPFAVLLRVELPLAVPVILAGVRTALVLAVGVATLATFIDAGGLGGLIVTGIKLQRDSVLVTGAVLTAALALTLDWLGGVIADLLRPPGLD; the protein is encoded by the coding sequence ATGAGCGTCGGCACCGTCGCCTCCGGTCAGGTCGCGGACGCCCCTCCCTCGCGGTGGCGGGGCCTGCTGCGCCGGCACGCGACCATGCCGCTGGTGCTCGCGGCGGCGCTGCTCGCCACGTACCTCTGGGTGCGCTCGCTCGCCCTGGACGACATCGAGCGGCGCTCGCTCAACGCCGGGTACCTGTTCCAGGTGACCAGCCAGCACATCGCGATCTCCGCGATGACCACGCTGCTGGTGGTGACGATCGCGGTCAGCGCCGGCGTCCTGCTCACCCGCCCGGCGCTGCGCTGGCTGGCGCCGCTCGTCACGGCGCTGGCCAACGTCGGTCAGGCGATGCCGGCCATCGGGGTGCTGGTGCTGCTCAGCATCTGGTTGGGCATCGGCGCCGGCACCGCCCTCATCGGGCTGGTGGCCTATGCGGTGTTGCCCGTGCTGCGCAACACGATCGCCGGGATCAACCAGGTCGACCGGCATCTGATCGAGGCGGGTCGGGGCATCGGGATGTCTCCGTTCGCGGTCCTGCTCCGCGTCGAGCTGCCGCTCGCGGTACCGGTGATTCTCGCCGGCGTGCGCACCGCGCTGGTGCTCGCGGTCGGTGTCGCCACGCTCGCCACCTTCATCGACGCGGGCGGTCTCGGCGGTCTGATCGTGACCGGGATCAAGCTTCAACGTGATTCCGTCCTGGTCACCGGTGCGGTGCTCACCGCCGCCCTCGCCCTGACGCTGGACTGGCTCGGCGGTGTGATCGCCGACCTGCTCCGGCCGCCCGGTCTCGACTGA
- a CDS encoding glycine betaine ABC transporter substrate-binding protein, with product MRTRTPLSRLAAGTALLALALTGCSVTTEDSGAEVEVGAGSIKKDDALVGQTVVVGSKDFTENIVFGHITMLALKAAGANVTDKTNIKGSVNVRKGLLAGEVDVYWEYTGTAWITYLNHTDPVPDSRQQYDAVVKEDKEKNQVVWGAIAPANNTYAMAVRAEKAKEWNLRTLSDLAAFAKSKPADATFCLESEFAGRNDGWPGMTKTYAMDVPKSNIRTVDTGVVYTETKKGESCNFGEVFTTDGRISNLDLVVLEDDKKFFPIYNPALTVNGATAAKYPSLTSILDPITAKLDDETIRKLNERVDVKGEPVAQVAADWLKQEGFIA from the coding sequence ATGCGTACTCGCACACCCCTTTCCCGGCTGGCCGCCGGTACCGCGCTCCTCGCCCTGGCACTGACCGGCTGCTCGGTCACCACCGAGGACTCGGGTGCCGAGGTGGAGGTCGGAGCGGGGTCGATCAAGAAGGACGACGCCCTCGTCGGCCAGACGGTCGTTGTCGGCTCCAAGGACTTCACCGAGAACATCGTCTTCGGCCACATCACCATGCTGGCGCTGAAGGCGGCCGGCGCGAACGTGACCGACAAGACCAACATCAAGGGATCGGTCAACGTCCGCAAGGGTCTGCTCGCCGGAGAGGTCGACGTGTACTGGGAGTACACCGGAACCGCCTGGATCACCTACCTGAACCACACCGACCCGGTCCCCGACTCGCGGCAGCAGTACGACGCGGTGGTCAAGGAGGACAAGGAGAAGAACCAGGTCGTCTGGGGTGCCATCGCCCCGGCCAACAACACCTACGCGATGGCGGTGCGTGCGGAGAAGGCCAAAGAGTGGAACCTTCGTACGCTCTCCGACCTCGCGGCGTTCGCCAAGAGCAAGCCGGCCGACGCGACTTTCTGCCTGGAGAGCGAGTTCGCCGGGCGGAACGACGGGTGGCCCGGCATGACCAAGACGTACGCCATGGACGTGCCGAAGTCCAACATCAGGACCGTCGACACGGGAGTCGTCTACACCGAGACGAAGAAGGGCGAGTCGTGCAACTTCGGTGAGGTGTTCACCACCGACGGCCGGATCAGCAACCTCGACCTGGTGGTGCTGGAGGACGACAAGAAGTTCTTCCCCATCTACAACCCGGCGCTGACGGTCAACGGCGCGACCGCCGCCAAGTACCCGAGCCTGACCAGCATCCTCGACCCGATCACCGCCAAGCTCGACGACGAGACCATCCGCAAGCTCAACGAGCGCGTCGATGTCAAGGGCGAGCCGGTGGCGCAGGTCGCCGCGGACTGGTTGAAGCAAGAGGGCTTCATCGCCTGA
- a CDS encoding pyridoxal-phosphate dependent enzyme, protein MALTGLRPEFSEDDWGRQATAVLEADRIAEKATPLIRFSFPGESSAAMFVKDESVRPTGSVKYRFARSLFLHALSRGVIRRGTRLVEATSGNMAVAEAHFARVLGLPFTAVVPGKSSPDRIARIVAQGGAAYRVDPPLAVYENAERLAGQSNGYYLDCLSTLGPAIDADLDDGVPGLPDEILRDFAAQGRREPAWIVTGAGTGATSRAVGRHLRRHGYATRLAVVDSENSAYFPGWATECRDYATGMPSRIEGIGRPRMEPAFDPDVVDLVIPVPDVSSVAAMRFLATASGVAAGPSTGACLWGACHLANRMSQAGESGAVVIVAADGAEPYRRSYYDDEWVAGKRWDLTEPTLRLERFMRTGDWDDSR, encoded by the coding sequence ATGGCATTGACGGGACTTCGTCCGGAGTTCTCGGAAGACGATTGGGGCCGCCAAGCTACGGCTGTTCTTGAAGCCGACCGGATCGCCGAGAAGGCGACGCCCCTGATTCGATTCTCCTTTCCCGGTGAATCGTCTGCGGCGATGTTCGTGAAAGACGAGTCGGTGCGCCCCACGGGCAGTGTCAAATACCGCTTCGCGCGCAGCCTCTTCCTGCACGCCCTCTCCCGCGGCGTCATCCGGCGGGGGACGCGGCTGGTGGAGGCGACCAGCGGGAACATGGCGGTCGCGGAGGCGCACTTCGCCCGGGTGTTGGGGCTGCCGTTCACCGCGGTCGTGCCCGGCAAGTCGTCGCCAGACCGCATCGCCCGGATCGTCGCGCAGGGCGGGGCCGCCTACCGGGTCGATCCGCCGCTGGCCGTGTACGAGAACGCCGAGCGGCTAGCCGGCCAGTCGAACGGGTACTACCTGGACTGCCTGTCCACGCTCGGGCCGGCCATCGACGCGGACCTCGACGATGGCGTGCCCGGCCTGCCCGACGAGATCCTGCGTGACTTCGCGGCCCAGGGCCGGCGGGAGCCCGCGTGGATCGTGACCGGCGCCGGCACCGGGGCCACCTCCCGGGCGGTCGGCCGCCACCTGCGGCGGCACGGGTACGCCACCCGGCTGGCGGTCGTCGACTCAGAGAATTCGGCGTATTTCCCCGGCTGGGCCACCGAGTGCCGGGACTACGCGACCGGAATGCCGTCGCGTATCGAGGGCATCGGGCGTCCGCGGATGGAGCCGGCCTTCGATCCCGACGTCGTCGACCTGGTCATCCCGGTGCCGGACGTGTCGAGCGTGGCCGCCATGCGATTTCTCGCCACGGCAAGCGGCGTGGCGGCCGGACCGTCCACCGGCGCCTGTCTGTGGGGCGCATGTCACCTGGCGAACCGTATGAGTCAGGCGGGCGAGTCTGGTGCGGTGGTCATCGTGGCGGCCGATGGTGCCGAGCCGTACCGTCGCTCCTACTACGACGACGAGTGGGTCGCCGGAAAGCGCTGGGACCTCACCGAGCCCACGCTGCGCTTGGAGCGTTTCATGCGGACCGGCGACTGGGACGATTCCCGATGA
- a CDS encoding helix-turn-helix domain-containing protein has translation MLVDATLLIQKALTVHEETRRPYSSTADALYSESETTAIMHHYLARQAGRSPHIHYIAGFAAAGHEVSAGPLEQSLLQESASIHALIDADMTARLSGADEYLEQMLGQHVRARTVDRRLPRFAVLDGAMLLLRTDHASVPRFLIVRESHVVRSMATLFDAMFERAVDLSVAARFAGQSGEASDTENRFVRVLTMLDAGYTDETAARKLGVSVRTYRRYVAETMAQLDVSSRFQAGVRAATLNLIPAPRPARGH, from the coding sequence ATGCTCGTCGATGCGACGCTTCTCATCCAAAAAGCGCTTACCGTTCACGAAGAAACACGCCGGCCTTACTCATCGACAGCAGATGCGCTGTATTCCGAGTCCGAAACCACGGCAATCATGCACCACTACCTGGCGCGGCAGGCCGGCCGGTCGCCCCACATCCACTACATCGCCGGGTTCGCGGCTGCCGGGCACGAGGTGTCGGCCGGCCCGCTGGAGCAGTCGCTGCTGCAGGAGTCCGCGTCCATCCACGCGCTGATCGACGCCGACATGACCGCCCGGCTGTCCGGCGCGGACGAGTATCTCGAGCAGATGCTGGGACAGCACGTGCGGGCCCGCACAGTGGATCGGCGACTGCCCCGATTCGCGGTGCTGGACGGCGCGATGCTGCTCCTCCGCACCGACCACGCCAGCGTGCCTCGTTTCCTGATCGTCCGCGAGTCGCACGTGGTGCGCTCCATGGCGACGCTCTTCGACGCGATGTTCGAGCGCGCGGTCGACCTGTCCGTCGCCGCTCGCTTCGCCGGCCAGTCCGGTGAAGCGAGCGACACCGAAAATCGGTTCGTCCGCGTGCTGACCATGCTCGACGCCGGATACACGGACGAGACCGCCGCCCGCAAGCTCGGCGTCTCCGTCCGCACCTACCGGCGGTACGTCGCGGAGACCATGGCCCAGCTCGACGTTTCGTCCCGCTTCCAGGCAGGCGTTCGTGCCGCGACGCTCAACCTCATCCCGGCTCCCCGGCCCGCGCGGGGCCACTGA
- a CDS encoding cytochrome P450: MTYGPRDLADPRLYRDGEPERLWARMRAAGPVQWIDRRDREPFWAVLGHAAAVAVLRDPARFSSAGGMRLDDNPAAVRSSANRMLIVTDPPRHAQLRRVMNAAFTPRMVARLRDTMRATVRFVLDEALERETCDLVRVAARLPVSVICDLLGVPPKDWDFMLDRTMTAFGHGNRGADPAAMAQAHTDILFYYAELVERRRREPGEDVVTALVNGRVDGEPLTDEEIYLNCDGLVSGGNETSRHATVGGVRALMAHPDEWARMAGGAVPMDTAVPEILRFTSPAMHVARVATTDLEIEGIRIRAGQRVAVWLAAANRDPRTFDRPDVLDAGRSPNRHLALAPGEHYCLGAALAEMELTVMFEELCDRVRLPEPAGPAVRLHSNLIWGYESMPVRLRARRARVAAPAPLSGPARAGEPG; encoded by the coding sequence GTGACGTACGGGCCGCGGGACCTGGCCGATCCGAGGCTCTACCGCGACGGCGAGCCCGAGCGCCTCTGGGCCAGGATGCGGGCAGCCGGGCCGGTGCAGTGGATCGACCGGCGGGACCGGGAGCCGTTCTGGGCGGTCCTCGGCCATGCCGCCGCCGTGGCCGTGCTCCGCGATCCCGCCCGGTTCTCCTCCGCCGGTGGCATGCGGCTGGACGACAACCCGGCCGCGGTCCGGTCCTCGGCGAACCGCATGCTGATCGTCACGGACCCGCCGCGGCACGCCCAACTGCGGCGCGTGATGAACGCCGCGTTCACGCCCCGCATGGTCGCCCGGCTGCGCGACACGATGCGCGCGACCGTGCGATTCGTGCTCGACGAGGCGCTGGAGCGGGAGACCTGCGACCTCGTCCGGGTGGCGGCCCGGCTCCCGGTGTCGGTGATCTGCGACCTGCTGGGCGTGCCGCCGAAGGACTGGGACTTCATGCTGGACCGCACCATGACCGCGTTCGGACATGGCAACCGGGGCGCGGACCCGGCTGCGATGGCACAGGCCCACACGGACATCCTGTTCTACTACGCCGAGCTGGTCGAGCGGCGGCGCCGGGAACCGGGCGAGGACGTGGTCACCGCGCTGGTCAACGGCCGCGTCGACGGCGAGCCGCTCACCGACGAGGAGATTTACCTCAACTGCGACGGCCTTGTATCCGGCGGCAACGAGACCAGCCGGCACGCGACGGTCGGCGGCGTCCGGGCACTAATGGCCCACCCGGACGAGTGGGCCCGGATGGCTGGCGGGGCAGTGCCGATGGACACGGCGGTGCCGGAGATCCTGCGCTTCACCAGCCCGGCCATGCACGTCGCCCGGGTCGCCACCACAGACCTGGAGATCGAGGGGATACGGATCCGGGCCGGCCAACGCGTCGCGGTGTGGCTGGCCGCGGCGAACCGGGACCCGCGGACCTTCGACCGGCCGGACGTGCTCGACGCCGGCCGGTCACCGAACCGGCACCTGGCGCTGGCACCCGGCGAGCACTATTGCCTCGGCGCCGCGCTGGCCGAGATGGAGCTGACCGTGATGTTCGAGGAGCTCTGCGACCGAGTGCGCCTGCCGGAGCCGGCCGGCCCGGCCGTGCGGCTGCACTCGAACCTGATCTGGGGCTACGAGTCGATGCCGGTGCGGCTGCGGGCACGCCGTGCCCGGGTGGCCGCACCGGCACCGCTCAGTGGCCCCGCGCGGGCCGGGGAGCCGGGATGA
- a CDS encoding MbtH family protein, which translates to MTNPFEDPDGEYLVLVNEENQHSLWPSFAAVPAGWTVARAVGTRQECLDFVEESWTDMRPRSLAESMQSPELR; encoded by the coding sequence ATGACCAATCCATTCGAGGACCCGGACGGCGAGTACCTCGTGCTGGTCAACGAGGAGAACCAGCACTCCCTGTGGCCGTCGTTCGCGGCAGTGCCCGCGGGCTGGACGGTGGCCAGGGCGGTCGGAACCCGCCAGGAGTGCCTGGACTTCGTCGAGGAGTCCTGGACCGACATGCGGCCCCGGAGCCTGGCCGAGTCCATGCAGAGCCCGGAGCTGCGGTGA
- a CDS encoding amino acid adenylation domain-containing protein, which yields MEVAAVSTSGIIDVLPLSPLQEGLFFHHLHHRDGPDVYVTQLVLDLSGDLDRAVLRRAWDAVLTRHPHLGAAFVHEGLDRPVQILSRGVVTPWRETDLTGTSEDPDAAMTRELDADRTRRFAPAEPPLIRLLLARTGPARHRLAITSHHILMDGWSVPILVRELLTLYAAGGDPAGLPPPVPYRAYLAWLAGRDTEAAAKAWRAALSGVDEPTLVAPGGTPPATPRQTGTLLGAEHTDALVRLARLLGVTLSDVVQSAWAVVLGALTGRDDVVFGVVTAGRPAEIAGIDELPGLLINTVPVRVRLSPRTALNEVPARLRGQRLDLEPHEFLSLAEIQAAASVGELFDTVVVFENYPSGDLGAEAGGLRLTGVHGTDATHYPLMLAVVPGDRLRLRLDHAPGQPVGDVLAAVVSVLTTMTVEPDRRLGNVDPFGGQGRRLLEERNDTAHPVPQTSLAGYLEQALRRFGTDVAVIDGDQRLTYDELDRRSAALAAELARRGAGPERAVGLHVSRSAALVVALLAIVRSGAAYLPLDPQYPAERLRYMIDEARPALVLTDGEPPDGTPALHLADVPVAGRAPAPADNPASIASIIFTSGSTGAPKGVGGTRAGLLNRLAWFAELQPFTGNEALLAKSSISFIDGTVEILQTLVHGGRVVMADAATAVDMTALADLVARHEVRVLTAVPSLLLALLDEASAGPPGRLSSLRLVLSSGEPMPAELPARLAVESPDARLVNFCGCTEVSSESLFAFCDAHDRSIGTPLWNNRAYVLDGALRPVRAGVTGDLYYGGAGVGRGYVRRPGATAERFVADPFGPPGARMFRTGDRVAYQHDGKLVHLGRSDGQLKVRGVRIEPSEVEAALTRHPAVAAAAVAVRRPPGGDPLLVGYVTPATGAVPDPTDLRRYVATLLPPALVPSVLAVLDRLPRMPNGKVDRRGLPDPGPGTTAVSAPAGPREQVLCELFAEVLGLPAVGPADDFFGLGGHSLLATRLIARIRSALGTELTLRSLFEAPTPAGLAARLGDAGRDPLDVLLPLRDVSGRPPLFCFHPAGGFSWCYTGLLRQLPADQPVFGLQARGLTDPARVADSADEMVAEYARRIRAMGTPGPYSLLGWSLGGQLAHAAAARLQAEGEKPGLLVMLDSYPPETLPETPPLDRPEILRLVLREYFGVEPPAGAPLDTAAATALLRAAGVADLSEAHVEAVARILPAASAAARAYCPPVFDGDLLFFRATQGWSGPPPDPRVWQPYVSGGIEIHEVDTTHGRMTRPAELARISAVLRPRLPGTA from the coding sequence ATGGAGGTCGCCGCGGTGAGCACGTCCGGGATAATCGACGTCCTTCCGCTCTCTCCGTTGCAGGAGGGACTCTTCTTCCACCACCTCCATCACCGGGACGGCCCGGACGTCTACGTCACGCAGCTCGTCCTCGACCTATCCGGCGACCTGGACCGCGCGGTGCTGCGCCGCGCCTGGGACGCGGTGCTGACCCGGCACCCGCATCTCGGCGCGGCGTTCGTCCACGAGGGACTCGACCGTCCGGTGCAGATCCTTTCGCGCGGCGTGGTCACGCCGTGGCGGGAGACGGACCTGACCGGCACCAGCGAGGACCCGGACGCGGCCATGACACGGGAGCTGGACGCGGACCGGACCCGGCGGTTCGCCCCGGCGGAGCCGCCGCTGATCCGCCTGCTGCTGGCCCGCACCGGCCCTGCCCGGCACCGGTTGGCGATCACCAGTCACCACATCCTGATGGACGGCTGGTCGGTGCCGATTCTGGTACGCGAGTTGCTGACGCTCTACGCCGCGGGCGGTGACCCGGCGGGGCTCCCGCCGCCGGTGCCGTACCGGGCCTACCTCGCCTGGCTCGCCGGCCGGGACACCGAGGCCGCGGCTAAGGCCTGGCGCGCGGCGCTTTCCGGCGTCGACGAGCCGACGCTGGTGGCCCCCGGGGGCACGCCACCGGCGACTCCCCGGCAGACCGGCACGCTGCTCGGCGCGGAACACACGGACGCGCTGGTACGGCTGGCTCGATTGCTCGGCGTAACGCTCAGCGACGTGGTGCAGAGCGCCTGGGCGGTCGTACTCGGCGCGCTCACCGGCCGGGACGACGTGGTCTTCGGCGTGGTCACCGCGGGACGCCCGGCCGAGATCGCCGGCATCGACGAGCTGCCAGGGCTGCTCATCAACACGGTGCCGGTCCGGGTTCGCCTGTCTCCGCGGACCGCGCTGAACGAGGTGCCGGCGCGGCTGCGCGGCCAGCGCCTCGACCTGGAGCCGCACGAGTTCCTGTCGCTGGCCGAGATCCAGGCCGCGGCCAGCGTCGGCGAGCTTTTCGACACGGTCGTCGTCTTCGAGAACTACCCGTCCGGCGACCTCGGCGCCGAGGCGGGCGGCCTGCGGCTGACCGGCGTGCACGGCACGGACGCGACGCACTATCCGCTGATGCTCGCGGTCGTGCCCGGCGACCGGCTGCGGCTGCGGCTCGACCACGCGCCGGGACAGCCCGTCGGGGACGTGCTCGCCGCGGTGGTCTCCGTGCTCACCACGATGACAGTGGAGCCGGACCGGCGCCTGGGCAACGTCGACCCGTTCGGCGGGCAGGGCCGCCGGCTGCTGGAGGAGCGCAACGACACCGCGCACCCGGTGCCGCAGACCAGTCTGGCCGGCTATCTGGAGCAGGCCCTCCGCCGCTTCGGCACGGACGTGGCCGTGATCGACGGCGACCAGCGGCTCACCTACGACGAGCTGGACCGGCGGTCGGCGGCGCTGGCGGCCGAGCTGGCGCGGCGCGGTGCCGGACCGGAGCGTGCGGTCGGCCTGCACGTGTCGCGGTCGGCGGCCCTGGTGGTGGCGCTGCTCGCGATCGTCCGGTCCGGTGCGGCGTACCTGCCGCTGGACCCGCAGTATCCGGCCGAACGGCTCCGCTACATGATCGACGAGGCCCGTCCGGCCCTGGTGCTGACCGACGGCGAGCCGCCCGATGGCACGCCGGCACTGCACCTCGCGGACGTTCCGGTCGCCGGCCGGGCACCCGCGCCCGCCGACAATCCGGCCTCCATCGCGTCGATCATCTTCACCTCCGGGTCGACCGGCGCGCCGAAGGGCGTGGGCGGCACGCGGGCCGGGCTGCTCAACCGGCTCGCCTGGTTCGCCGAGCTGCAGCCGTTCACCGGCAACGAGGCGCTCCTCGCCAAGAGCTCGATCAGCTTCATCGACGGTACGGTCGAAATCCTTCAGACCCTGGTGCACGGCGGCCGGGTGGTGATGGCCGACGCCGCCACCGCCGTCGACATGACCGCGCTGGCCGATCTCGTCGCCCGGCACGAGGTCCGGGTACTCACCGCCGTACCCAGCCTGCTGCTGGCCCTGCTCGACGAAGCATCCGCCGGCCCGCCCGGCCGGCTGTCGTCGCTGCGCCTGGTGCTCAGCAGCGGCGAGCCGATGCCGGCCGAGCTGCCCGCCCGGCTGGCGGTGGAGAGCCCGGACGCCCGCCTGGTCAACTTCTGCGGGTGCACGGAGGTGAGCAGCGAGAGCCTGTTCGCATTCTGCGACGCGCACGACCGATCCATCGGTACGCCGCTGTGGAACAACCGCGCGTACGTGCTGGATGGCGCGCTGCGCCCGGTCCGCGCCGGGGTGACCGGGGACCTCTACTACGGCGGTGCGGGGGTCGGGCGCGGCTACGTGCGGCGGCCGGGCGCGACCGCGGAACGGTTCGTCGCGGACCCGTTCGGCCCGCCGGGAGCCCGGATGTTCAGGACCGGCGACCGGGTCGCCTATCAGCACGACGGGAAGCTCGTCCACCTCGGACGGTCGGACGGCCAGCTCAAAGTACGGGGCGTGCGCATCGAACCGTCCGAGGTCGAGGCCGCGCTGACCCGCCATCCGGCGGTCGCGGCCGCCGCCGTCGCGGTCCGGCGGCCGCCCGGCGGTGATCCGTTGCTGGTCGGCTACGTGACGCCGGCCACCGGCGCGGTGCCGGACCCGACCGATCTTCGCCGGTACGTCGCCACGCTGTTGCCGCCCGCGCTGGTGCCGAGCGTGCTGGCCGTGCTCGACCGGCTGCCCCGCATGCCGAACGGCAAGGTCGACCGTCGCGGGCTGCCGGACCCGGGCCCGGGGACGACCGCGGTGTCCGCGCCGGCCGGACCGCGCGAGCAGGTCCTCTGCGAGCTGTTCGCGGAGGTGCTGGGCCTGCCGGCGGTGGGACCGGCCGACGACTTCTTCGGCCTGGGCGGCCACTCGCTCCTGGCCACCAGACTAATCGCGCGGATCCGGTCTGCGCTGGGCACCGAGCTGACGCTGCGCAGCCTGTTCGAGGCGCCGACCCCGGCCGGGCTCGCCGCCCGCCTGGGCGACGCCGGCCGCGACCCGCTCGACGTGCTCCTGCCGCTGCGGGACGTTTCCGGCCGTCCGCCGTTGTTCTGCTTCCACCCGGCCGGCGGGTTCAGCTGGTGCTACACCGGCCTGCTGCGACAGCTGCCAGCGGACCAGCCGGTCTTCGGGCTGCAGGCGCGCGGGCTGACCGATCCGGCGCGGGTCGCGGACAGCGCCGACGAAATGGTCGCCGAGTACGCCCGCCGAATCCGGGCAATGGGCACGCCGGGACCGTACTCGCTACTCGGATGGTCGCTCGGCGGCCAGCTGGCACACGCGGCCGCGGCCCGCCTCCAGGCCGAGGGCGAGAAACCCGGCCTGCTCGTCATGCTCGACTCCTACCCACCGGAGACGCTGCCGGAAACCCCGCCGCTGGACCGGCCCGAGATCCTGCGCCTGGTGCTACGCGAGTACTTCGGCGTAGAACCGCCGGCGGGCGCACCGCTCGACACTGCGGCAGCCACGGCGCTGCTGCGTGCCGCCGGCGTCGCGGACCTCAGCGAGGCGCACGTCGAAGCGGTCGCCCGCATCCTGCCGGCCGCGTCGGCGGCGGCCCGCGCGTACTGTCCGCCGGTCTTCGACGGGGATCTGCTGTTCTTCCGCGCGACTCAGGGGTGGTCCGGTCCGCCGCCGGATCCGCGCGTCTGGCAGCCGTACGTGAGCGGTGGGATCGAGATCCACGAGGTGGACACGACACACGGGCGGATGACCCGCCCGGCCGAGCTGGCGCGGATCAGCGCCGTGCTGCGGCCCCGCCTACCCGGGACCGCGTGA